One window of the Zea mays cultivar B73 chromosome 3, Zm-B73-REFERENCE-NAM-5.0, whole genome shotgun sequence genome contains the following:
- the LOC100382529 gene encoding aspartate--tRNA ligase, chloroplastic/mitochondrial isoform X1, producing the protein MSSSLLRASPLSLLSRLKPRPSALHLRRLLPLSTTSTSASVPAPQFRTLVSAAATDAAATPPEEVSAPAPAGVKVERLQPLQWPPRDALCSELGAGDAGRRVRLCGWVALRRAHAGLTFVTLRDRSGMVQVTVLPEYPEVYNIVNKLRVESVVAVEGVIRPRPVDAINADMRTGTIEVVAHHVLVLNSVTRSLPFPVTTSDTVKEKFPEEIRLRFRVLDLRRPQMQSNLRLRHNVVKLIRRYLEDEHEFVEIETPVLSKSTPEGARDYLVPSRVQPGTFYALPQSPQLFKQMLMVSGFEKYYQIARCFRDEDLRADRQPEFTQLDMEVAFTSMEDMLKLNEDLMRHVFQAVGDIKLPNPFPRLTYAEAMDRYGTDRPDLRFDWELKDVSDVFLGSSFKVFADTLESGGVIKALCVPGGATVFSNTDLKKGTVYTEASKAGAKGLPFLKVMENGELEGIGPLLSSLKPEKKDQLMELLDTKTGDLILFALGEQSSANQILGRLRLFIAHKLEVIDTSAHSVLWVTDFPMFQWNSDEQRYEALHHPFTAPNPEDMDDLPSARALAYDMIYNGVEVRLQLSARCSQFI; encoded by the exons atgtcctcctccctcctccgcgCCTCGCCCTTGTCCCTCCTCTCCCGTCTAAAGCCCAGGCCATCCGCCTTGCACCTCCGCCGCCTCCTCCCGCTCTCCACCACCTCCACCTCGGCCTCTGTCCCCGCGCCCCAGTTCCGAACCCTAGTGTCCGCGGCGGCCACCGATGCGGCTGCGACCCCGCCGGAGGAAGTGTCGGCGCCCGCCCCGGCTGGTGTGAAGGTAGAGAGGTTGCAGCCGCTGCAGTGGCCGCCCAGGGATGCGCTGTGCAGCGAGCTGGGCGCCGGGGACGCTGGGCGCAGGGTAAGGCTATGCGGCTGGGTTGCGCTACGCCGCGCGCACGCCGGGCTCACCTTCGTCACCCTTCGAGACCGCTCCGGCATGGTGCAG GTGACAGTGTTGCCAGAGTACCCAGAGGTTTACAACATAGTAAACAAGCTGAGGGTGGAGTCAGTGGTTGCTGTTGAAGGCGTGATCCGGCCACGCCCGGTGGATGCCATCAATGCAGATATGAGGACTGGGACTATAGAG GTTGTGGCACATCATGTTCTAGTGCTGAACTCAGTAACTCGGTCACTGCCGTTTCCAGTTACAACTTCTGATACTGTAAAAGAGAAGTTTCCAGAAGAAATTAGATTGAG GTTTAGAGTGTTGGACTTGCGTCGTCCACAAATGCAGTCAAACTTGCGGTTGCGCCATAATGTTGTTAAACTCATACGCCGCTACTTGGAGGATGAACATGAATTTGTtgag ATTGAGACTCCTGTTTTGTCCAAGTCTACACCTGAAGGTGCTCGGGACTATCTTGTACCATCGAGAGTTCAG CCAGGAACATTCTACGCTCTCCCTCAAAGCCCTCAGCTGTTCAAGCAAATGTTGATGGTTTCTGGTTTTGAAAAATATTATCAGATTGCAAG GTGCTTCCGAGATGAAGATCTGCGTGCGGACAGGCAACCAGAGTTTACACAACTTGATATGGAGGTTGCTTTTACATCTATGGAGGATATGTTGAAGTTGAATGAAGATTTAATGAGACAT GTTTTTCAAGCGGTAGGAGATATCAAGCTGCCAAACCCTTTTCCAAGGTTAACATATGCAGAGGCAATGGATCGCTATGGGACAGATAGGCCTGATCTCCGGTTCGATTGGGAGCTGAAAGAT GTTAGTGATGTATTTTTGGGGAGTAGCTTCAAGGTTTTTGCTGATACATTGGAAAGTGGAGGCGTAATAAAGGCACTGTGTGTTCCTGGTGGTGCCACTGTTTTTTCAAACACTGACCTGAAGAAAGGAACTGTTTACACTGAAGCTTCCAAAGCTGGAGCCAAGGGCTTGCCTTTCCTCAAAGTTATGGAGAATG GGGAGCTTGAAGGAATCGGTCCACTGTTATCGAGTCTGAAACCTGAAAAGAAAGACCAGCTCATGGAACTTCTGGACACAAAGACGGGTGACCTTATCCTGTTTGCACTGGGTGAACAATCATCAGCTAATCAGATTCTTGGACGGTTAAGATTATTTATTGCTCATAAGCTAGAGGTGATAGACACG TCTGCACATTCAGTTCTTTGGGTGACAGATTTTCCAATGTTTCAATGGAACAGTGATGAGCAAAGATACGAG GCCCTACATCATCCTTTCACTGCACCAAATCCCGAGGATATGGACGATCTACCATCAGCTCGTGCTCTGGCTTATGACATGATTTACAATGGTGTGGAG GTACGACTTCAGCTATCGGCTCGTTGTTCACAGTTTATATGA
- the LOC103651790 gene encoding protein FAR1-RELATED SEQUENCE 4-like: MAPPSLLHLESPRCSSPNSLAIVVAGGADLILPSPIATTGAGVRGGSGDPLHHKTLLTPPPSIPPGSLITPDAAQLFHPDANILDVFVPRVQQTFDTKEEAYLFYLDYAKLAGFSVRTKRTSKETTHWVYNREGFLKPGQENEEPMTNKTSMRIGCPAYVKVKEDKKRNIWYFHHVQEAHNHKLEPSPRMVRYMHSHKQREAALDDLFAIMSKSGVPTQAAMNVMSELFGGRQNWPFTEKDVHNKKAEQAREERDGDMDKLFQFFRECKEHNEYFYWDVDFEPKTNVLRSIFWCHASQRAEYKDFGDVVTFDTTHKTNNKHMPLAMFVGCSNNLKNVSFGQALLRDETIDTFRWLFETFKSCMGGQQPFVILTDEDAAMKEAIRIVFNKTQHRNCRWHITRTWDYELEELYKLHNDNNLKEKLQSLINYPLGPTQFEVEWNKLVDECGIREHPAIVALWQKRKRWIATYFKGMYCGRMTSTQRSESQNRVLKDGYVNNVTSLHIFAKRVLDSIQHTDHMDAGESHYSQTEVVRACKSRFDEQLSRVYTRAVYNEYKREYINSTAFVIEPDPGVECGYLVKHEKGDGTFCWAQHAFKVVADKAAGVYKCECMQWEHTGMFCMHIIKAFTHLQVQNIPEKYILKRYTRNARSVVPWDRHDVSVGGQNETEQSRLSKLLPKLMRLGRAGSKSDRAYTETIRHIDMITPGIELLRTAEIGPIGPDEATNTELQQDAEGRRNIGPIAPTQQSSDNNIEPVVMPTGPTPPPESGLNPDSANCLTDLRLTEPPVSRTKGLHLAGGYRTQTYTLVATAMAGIFQTKLETAV, encoded by the exons ATGGCCCCACCGTCGCTGCTGCACCTTGAATCGCCTCGATGCTCCTCCCCTAATTCCTTGGCGATTGTTGTGGCTGGAGGTGCTGATCTGATATTGCCGTCTCCGATTGCGACAACGGGAGCGGGTGTACGCGGCGGATCAGGTGATCCCTTGCATCACAAAACGTTGCTGACGCCACCGCCTTCAATTCCACCTGGATCGCTGATCACTCCGGATGCAGCCCAGCTGTTCCATCCG GATGCAAACATACTTGATGTGTTTGTCCCCAGGGTGCAGCAAACATTTGATACAAAAGAAGAAGCCTACCTCTTTTACCTTGACTATGCAAAGTTGGCTGGTTTTAGTGTCAGGACAAAAAGGACTAGTAAAGAAACCACACACTGGGTTTACAACCGAGAGGGGTTTCTGAAGCCAGGTCAAGAGAATGAGGAGCCTATGACAAATAAGACATCGATGAGAATTGGTTGCCCTGCTTATGTGAAGGTGAAGGAGGACAAGAAGCGCAATATTTGGTATTTTCATCATGTTCAGGAAGCACACAATCACAAACTTGAACCCTCACCAAGGATGGTGAGATATATGCATTCTCATAAGCAGAGGGAGGCAGCGTTGGATGACCTGTTTGCAATCATGTCAAAGAGTGGTGTGCCAACACAGGCAGCAATGAATGTAATGTCAGAATTATTTGGAGGCCGTCAAAACTGGCCGTTCACAGAGAAAGATGTCCATAACAA GAAAGCTGAGCAAGCAAGGGAGGAGAGGGATGGTGACATGGATAAACTGTTCCAATTTTTTAGGGAGTGCAAAGAACACAATGAATACTTTTACTGGGATGTGGATTTTGAACCAAAAACAAATGTGCTTCGGAGCATTTTTTGGTGTCATGCAAGTCAGCGTGCAGAATACAAGGATTTTGGGGATGTAGTCACATTTGACACAACACACAAGACTAACAACAAGCATATGCCGTTGGCCATGTTTGTGGGTTGCAGCAATAATTTGAAAAATGTGTCCTTTGGCCAAGCACTTCTTCGGGATGAAACAATAGACACATTCAGATGGCTTTTTGAGACCTTTAAAAGTTGCATGGGTGGTCAGCAACCTTTTGTGATTCTTACAG aTGAAGATGCAGCGatgaaggaagcaataaggattGTGTTTAACAAGACACAACACCGAAATTGCCGATGGCACATAACCAGAACATGGGATTACGAACTCGAGGAGCTGTACAAATTGCACAATGATAATAATCTAAAGGAGAAACTGCAGTCCCTGATAAACTATCCTCTGGGACCCACACAATTTGAGGTGGAGTGGAATAAACTGGTGGATGAATGTGGCATAAGAGAACACCCTGCAATTGTTGCATTGTGGCAAAAAAGGAAGAGATGGATAGCAACATATTTCAAAGGCATGTACTGTGGGCGAATGACTTCCACCCAAAGATCTGAGAGCCAAAACAGGGTTTTGAAAGATGGTTATGTTAACAATGTGACAAGCCTGCATATATTTGCAAAGAGGGTGCTTGACTCGATTCAGCACACAGACCACATGGATGCTGGGGAATCACACTACtcacag ACTGAAGTTGTCAGAGCCTGCAAATCAAGATTTGATGAGCAACTCAGCAGGGTGTACACCAGGGCTGTGTACAATGAATACAAGAGGGAATATATTAACAGCACAGCTTTTGTGATAGAGCCTGATCCGGGAGTGGAATGCGGTTACTTGGTGAAACATGAGAAAGGCGATGGGACATTTTGCTGGGCACAACACGCATTCAAAGTGGTGGCTGACAAAGCAGCAGGCGTGTATAAATGCGAATGCATGCAGTGGGAGCATACAG GTATGTTCTGCATGCACATAATAAAGGCATTCACCCACCTCCAAGTCCAAAACATACCTGAAAAGTACATTCTGAAGCGATATACACGTAATGCAAGATCTGTGGTTCCGTGGGACCGGCACGATGTGAGTGTTGGTGGTCAAAATGAGACAGAGCAGTCAAGGTTGTCGAAGCTGCTGCCAAAGTTAATGCGACTGGGAAGAGCGGGAAGCAAATCTGATAGAGCATACACTGAAACTATCAGGCACATCGACATGATAACTCCTGGGATTGAGCTTCTACGAACAGCGGAGATTGGTCCGATTGGTCCGGACGAAGCAACAAATACTGAGTTGCAGCAAGATGCAGAAGGACGGCGGAATATTGGTCCCATTGCACCAACACAACAAAGTTCTGACAACAATATAGAACctgttgtgatgccaactggacctACACCACCACCGGAATCGGGCCTGAATCCAGATTCTGCAAACTGCCTCACTGATCTAAGATTGACTGAACCGCCAGTGTCGCGCACGAAGG GACTCCACCTCGCCGGTGGGTACAGAACACAAACATATACATTGGTTGCAACTGCAATGGCTGGGATTTTTCAAACAAAATTGGAAACTGCAGTTTAG
- the LOC100382529 gene encoding Aspartate--tRNA ligase, chloroplastic/mitochondrial: MSSSLLRASPLSLLSRLKPRPSALHLRRLLPLSTTSTSASVPAPQFRTLVSAAATDAAATPPEEVSAPAPAGVKVERLQPLQWPPRDALCSELGAGDAGRRVRLCGWVALRRAHAGLTFVTLRDRSGMVQVTVLPEYPEVYNIVNKLRVESVVAVEGVIRPRPVDAINADMRTGTIEVVAHHVLVLNSVTRSLPFPVTTSDTVKEKFPEEIRLRFRVLDLRRPQMQSNLRLRHNVVKLIRRYLEDEHEFVEIETPVLSKSTPEGARDYLVPSRVQPGTFYALPQSPQLFKQMLMVSGFEKYYQIARCFRDEDLRADRQPEFTQLDMEVAFTSMEDMLKLNEDLMRHVFQAVGDIKLPNPFPRLTYAEAMDRYGTDRPDLRFDWELKDVSDVFLGSSFKVFADTLESGGVIKALCVPGGATVFSNTDLKKGTVYTEASKAGAKGLPFLKVMENGELEGIGPLLSSLKPEKKDQLMELLDTKTGDLILFALGEQSSANQILGRLRLFIAHKLEVIDTSAHSVLWVTDFPMFQWNSDEQRYEALHHPFTAPNPEDMDDLPSARALAYDMIYNGVEIGGGSLRIYKSDVQQRIFEIIGISPEQAEEKFGYLLECFDMGAPPHGGIAYGLDRLVMLLAGESSIRDVIAFPKTTTAQCALTKAPSAVEPQQLKDLAFPKPTS, from the exons atgtcctcctccctcctccgcgCCTCGCCCTTGTCCCTCCTCTCCCGTCTAAAGCCCAGGCCATCCGCCTTGCACCTCCGCCGCCTCCTCCCGCTCTCCACCACCTCCACCTCGGCCTCTGTCCCCGCGCCCCAGTTCCGAACCCTAGTGTCCGCGGCGGCCACCGATGCGGCTGCGACCCCGCCGGAGGAAGTGTCGGCGCCCGCCCCGGCTGGTGTGAAGGTAGAGAGGTTGCAGCCGCTGCAGTGGCCGCCCAGGGATGCGCTGTGCAGCGAGCTGGGCGCCGGGGACGCTGGGCGCAGGGTAAGGCTATGCGGCTGGGTTGCGCTACGCCGCGCGCACGCCGGGCTCACCTTCGTCACCCTTCGAGACCGCTCCGGCATGGTGCAG GTGACAGTGTTGCCAGAGTACCCAGAGGTTTACAACATAGTAAACAAGCTGAGGGTGGAGTCAGTGGTTGCTGTTGAAGGCGTGATCCGGCCACGCCCGGTGGATGCCATCAATGCAGATATGAGGACTGGGACTATAGAG GTTGTGGCACATCATGTTCTAGTGCTGAACTCAGTAACTCGGTCACTGCCGTTTCCAGTTACAACTTCTGATACTGTAAAAGAGAAGTTTCCAGAAGAAATTAGATTGAG GTTTAGAGTGTTGGACTTGCGTCGTCCACAAATGCAGTCAAACTTGCGGTTGCGCCATAATGTTGTTAAACTCATACGCCGCTACTTGGAGGATGAACATGAATTTGTtgag ATTGAGACTCCTGTTTTGTCCAAGTCTACACCTGAAGGTGCTCGGGACTATCTTGTACCATCGAGAGTTCAG CCAGGAACATTCTACGCTCTCCCTCAAAGCCCTCAGCTGTTCAAGCAAATGTTGATGGTTTCTGGTTTTGAAAAATATTATCAGATTGCAAG GTGCTTCCGAGATGAAGATCTGCGTGCGGACAGGCAACCAGAGTTTACACAACTTGATATGGAGGTTGCTTTTACATCTATGGAGGATATGTTGAAGTTGAATGAAGATTTAATGAGACAT GTTTTTCAAGCGGTAGGAGATATCAAGCTGCCAAACCCTTTTCCAAGGTTAACATATGCAGAGGCAATGGATCGCTATGGGACAGATAGGCCTGATCTCCGGTTCGATTGGGAGCTGAAAGAT GTTAGTGATGTATTTTTGGGGAGTAGCTTCAAGGTTTTTGCTGATACATTGGAAAGTGGAGGCGTAATAAAGGCACTGTGTGTTCCTGGTGGTGCCACTGTTTTTTCAAACACTGACCTGAAGAAAGGAACTGTTTACACTGAAGCTTCCAAAGCTGGAGCCAAGGGCTTGCCTTTCCTCAAAGTTATGGAGAATG GGGAGCTTGAAGGAATCGGTCCACTGTTATCGAGTCTGAAACCTGAAAAGAAAGACCAGCTCATGGAACTTCTGGACACAAAGACGGGTGACCTTATCCTGTTTGCACTGGGTGAACAATCATCAGCTAATCAGATTCTTGGACGGTTAAGATTATTTATTGCTCATAAGCTAGAGGTGATAGACACG TCTGCACATTCAGTTCTTTGGGTGACAGATTTTCCAATGTTTCAATGGAACAGTGATGAGCAAAGATACGAG GCCCTACATCATCCTTTCACTGCACCAAATCCCGAGGATATGGACGATCTACCATCAGCTCGTGCTCTGGCTTATGACATGATTTACAATGGTGTGGAG ATTGGAGGGGGAAGTTTGAGAATCTACAAAAGTGATGTACAACAAAGAATTTTTGAGATCATTGGTATCTCGCCTGAACAG GCAGAGGAGAAATTTGGCTACCTTTTAGAATGCTTCGATATGGGTGCTCCTCCACATG GAGGCATTGCCTATGGATTGGATCGGTTGGTGATGCTTTTGGCGGGTGAGAGCTCGATCCGAGATGTGATTGCTTTCCCCAAGACCACGACTGCTCAGTGTGCACTCACCAAAGCACCATCAGCTGTAGAACCACAGCAACTGAAGGATCTCGCCTTCCCCAAACCTACTTCGTGA
- the LOC103649759 gene encoding protein ALP1-like, producing the protein MSPSRRHHDSDSSDSDDETLILVNLLTLNIEARRQHRRRSGLPRRVIRRDHFAGENLIQHHYFGPNPVYPSHVFRRRFRMSRPLFLRILQGLQQQDTYFTQRVDATGMLGLGPLQKVCAALRILAYGLPSDAVDEYIQIGESTARECLHHFCRAIIQYFSAWYLRTPNEADIARIMHSSESRGFPGMLGSIDCMHWEWRNCPTAWRGQFCGRNGRASMILEAVATYDLWIWHAFFGMPGTNNDVNVLHRSPVFDPLTTGRMPPVNYTVNGHAYNFGYYLADGIYPNWPTFVKAIRHPYEEKKVYFTQMQESCRKDIERAFGVLQARWAVLRGPAYGWDRNRLTEIITACIIMHNMIVEDEGPLAANTDFGDNTSGIDASQIIGEGRAEWVINHFDIRRQDRSCSLQNDLVEHLWARRGTM; encoded by the exons atgtctCCAAGTCGTAGGCATCATGATTCGGATTCAAGTGACAGTGACGACGAAACACTGATACTTGTTAATCTGCTCACCCTCAACATTGAGGCTAGACGCCAACACCGACGACGGTCCGGGTTACCTCGCCGCGTTATTCGCAGGGATCATTTTGCTGGAGAAAACCTTATCCAGCATCACTACTTCGGGCCGAACCCGGTGTATCCATCGCACGTGTTTCGTAGAAG GTTTCGCATGAGTAGGCCTCTGTTTCTCCGTATTTTGCAAGGACTTCAACAGCAGGATACATACTTTACACAAAGGGTTGACGCAACAGGCATGCTAGGACTCGGTCCCCTACAAAAAGTATGTGCGGCACTTCGCATACTTGCATATGGTTTACCTTCTGATGCGGTAGACGAGTACATTCAAATCGGGGAGTCTACAGCTAGAGAATGTCTTCATCATTTTTGTCGCGCAATCATACAATATTTTAGTGCCTGGTATCTACGGACTCCTAATGAAGCAGACATAGCACGTATCATGCACAGTAGCGAGTCAAGGGGTTTTCCTGGAATGTTGGGTTCCatagattgcatgcattgggagtggcggAACTGTCCTACAGCCTGGCGTGGTCAGTTTTGTGGTCGAAATGGTAGAGCGTCCATGATACTTGAGGCGGTAGCAACTTATGATCTATGGATTTGGCATGCTTTTTTTGGCATGCCAGGTACAAACAATGACGTTAACGTGCTGCACCGATCACCAGTCTTTGACCCTTTGACAACTGGTCGAATGCCACCTGTGAATTACACAGTAAATGGGCATGCTTACAACTTCGGATATTACTTAGCTGATGGTATTTACCCGAACTGGCCTACTTTTGTGAAAGCTATCAGACACCCGTATGAGGAAAAGAAAGTTTATTTCACACAAATGCAAGAGAGTTGCCGAAAAGATATTGAGCGTGCTTTCGGAGTTCTTCAAGCACGGTGGGCGGTGCTCCGTGGTCCAGCATATGGGTGGGATCGCAACCGTTTAACAGAGATAATCACAGCTTGCATCATCATGCACAATATGATTGTGGAAGACGAAGGCCCTTTGGCTGCTAATACTGATTTCGGAGATAACACTTCCGGCATAGACGCATCTCAAATAATTGGAGAAGGAAGGGCAGAATGGGTCATTAACCACTTTGATATTCGTCGTCAAGATAGGTCTTGCTCCCTCCAAAATGATCTTGTCGAGCATTTGTGGGCTCGACGTGGCACCATGTAA